TGAGGAAGGTAAACCATTACATGAATTGTTAAAATTATTCCATAAGCAACATAGGCCTTTAGAAAAGAATCAACGTTAAAAGcaatatttttcacataatcTACGGATCACAATATGCACATTCAAAGTTGCAAATTATTTTTCTCCATATTTTTAGTGGGAAAAAAAATCACACCTCTTAACGGTCTATTGGCAACatcaatataaatatattttgatgGTAAACTTTTGCTAACTGAACTAGCCACAATCAGTATATTATATCAAATAATCATACCCGataaaaactcaaaattttcaagCTCATATGTTGAACAAATAGcttcatttttaatttttggatcctAACAAGCTTCTGCTAATTTCAATAAAATATCTCATATTTGTGGAACTTGAAATCTTATGCTTTAATACTTTTGATACGACCTTCCGACATGTTTTGAGATAATGATTTATGAGTTAGGTTGGATACACTATCTTGTAAAATATTTCATCGCttattagaagaagaaaaatagtgGATATATGTTGTACTATTCCAAAAATTTATATAGCTTTTGTACAAGAATTAACCATGTCACATAATACCAATTCACATAATACCAATCTAAttataataatttgtataaaaaaattatatattaatataaaaattggGGCCCCCAAAATTTTGGGACCTAAAGCATTTGCTTTAGCTGCTTTAGGCTTCAGCCGTCCCTGCCGTCGGCTGTCAGGTAATTACACATAACTTTTCAAACATACcctaaattatattaatttattattattattattattattgtgataaTTGTATATTAATTAACGTGGCAAGGAGTTAAAGAGAAAGCTAATTGCTTAAAGAGAGCCAGATCTTGTTAGGCAAGAAAAGCATAGTCAAGGTTCCAAAGTCGATCTCTTTCTGTGCTTCCTTAAATCCTTGTCTGGCAAACCACTGCCATTTGGGGTGGCAAACTGACATTTTTTTCTTTGGTTGTTCATAATCCAACACTTTGAATGGACCACCGAGAGAGGCAGTGGATAGTTGAAAATAGTTAAAATTTTGAGTTCAGAGCCTCTAAGaatattaaataatttattgATAGTGAACATTTTACCCCTTAATGATTCTACCTATCGCGAATTCAAATTAGTCACACTAATAAATATCGTATATAAATTTTTTTGAATAGAGACTTTCCAATTATGTCAACTTCACATTCTCTTTATAGCCCTATGCAGATTTTTGCCCATAGTAAGCGTGAACAATAATGTGAGACAAAGCAAAAACACACTGCATTGGTCGTACTATTATTGTCTTTGCCTTGTGAAATGGGACCTAACAAAATCCTGTCATATACCTCATTGCCTTGCCAACTTGCAATGCCTTTAATACAAACTTTTGTTTGGCTAATTGTAGTTTAATTATCACCATCATTAAGCAATTATGATGTGAACTTTTTCTAAACAAAGGAGATATCTATTTTTTATCGCGTCATCACAAGACGTGAACCATACAAATAAGTAGAACTTCTAGTTTACCAATGACAAATTTCTGTTGATGAAGTTTTCATTTTAGGATAATGTTATTTTTGTGTGTGATTAAATTATCATTTTTTCTATTCGCTGCTACTGTTTTGATCTTGTCGATGTTCCGTAAAGTCCTTGAGAAGGTTGGAATCAAGTCTACTTTGCAAAATAAGTTCTTGCTTATCACCATTATTATTTTTGCTTATCCCCTTTGACTTTGCGAAAGTCTTAGTTCATGTTCAACGTCTGCTTAACTAGCTCAAAAAGAAGCAattagagtatatatatataagagttgGTGATTTACTTCTAATAAAGTCAACGATAGATAATATTATGAATTAATTGTCCGTCCAAAGCATGCAAAGCTTGCCTTATAATTATAAATTTGTGTTATCGTATTTTCATAGCATCTTCATATGTAAGAGTAAGACAGTAAATGAATAATGCAAATAATTTGCAGCTTTGAATCCACACTTTGATAAAGCTTTTTCATcaattctctctttcttttcctctttatTCTCCATTCTTCACACAAACTAATCAAGTCTTTTAACCAAAAAAGTGAATCGTGATTATGAAGCAGAAGTCTTTTGTTTGGGACAGGGACATAAGGTCACATTCAAGCCAACAAAGCCACATATATCTAAATTAAATGAGTTcatttactccctccgttcacttttacttgacagatatactaaaaatatattttcatttttacttgtcactttacgcatatcaagagaaaataaatttttttcctattatacccacaatatttattactcatttcaaatcattttctcaaatccaataaaatatgcatcaattaatatggatatcatggtaaattatgcactttatttattatttcttaaatggcgtgaaaagtcaaaacgtgccaagtaaaagtgaacagaAGAAGTACTATGCAGTGACACTGTAAAAATTTATTTGCACAATCAGTATGAGGTAATTAAAGGTAAATCTTTATGATAAATATTAATTGGTAACTTGAGTACTAGAAATTATAACTAATCTGCTATCACAAGTTAAACTACACTTGAAGTATCAAAAATTCACTCTCttaatgtatataacttaaattataTATTGGTAAGTAAAAAGATATGCATATAGGTTAAGTTGGGGGAGACATGCATGAAAAGAAATTGTCGAGCTTAGACTTTGTTCAGACGTTAAGAATGTTcgtaagcaaaaaaaaaaaaaatgaacttgGAAAAGTGGTTTGATGAAAAGCCGTTGAGCTATGATCTCAAAGTAGCAAAGaattaaaaattattataatCTCTCAAATCTCAATCCCAGTCTTTCCCCATTTCCCAAGGTTTCTTTGATCATTTTTATCTTATACACTTCGTTTCTTTTCtgccttttcttttagttttgtaAAGAATGCTTGTTCTTAAAAGAAGATACCAGGCGCCATATATCTCTTTTATAGATTTCTTTGTTAAGTTTAGTTTTACACACTCATAGCATAAAGTTCTTATATTATCACTTAACTTAAAAGGTTattgtaaataattttatttcatatgcatttttcGGTAACTTATAATAAATAGTAAGTAACAAGTTACAACATGTTAAATTGCAGTGATgatgtaaaatatttttagattgtCAGTGTATAATACTTAAACTCGTTGTTTATTTCTAGTCAAGAGCAATTGAATTTACTAAAGTTTTatttacttttaattttcatttagCCTTTAAGTTTTTTTGGAGTCTCATGTCCTTAGTCTGGGGTTAAGCTAGCAAAGTCAACCAATGGGCTTATTCTGCACAATAGATGGACACTATCCACTCAAAATGAGCTAGGCCCAGCCCAATTGTGTGTGGTGTAAAGtgtatttaattatttcttaGTTGTTAAGGGATCAATTAATCTAGCTTTGCTGTGGCATATTTTAGGTTAGTGTTCATATTAGTTTGCTGAGATAAATTTTGATCATTATTCTACTACTTTGTTTTTCTGTGTTTTCATGTTGAGAGTCATGAAAAAAGCAAAAGTTAGGGGTCAGAATGTTTTCTAGGAATTCATGTGAAGTAGTTGTGTTTAGTGTCTGCATATGAGTTAAATATGCTGTTTTAGTTTCCATATCGAAAAGTTTCATTTGGGAAACTAttggaactgtgggactcctcaagcatcaatcatccacattaggcacacaaatacgaccatgcatcctcaaaactccgtcatatccaacagtaacctacttggcaccaccgtACCGCACTGTGTCtataaggacaagtaaatgaggatcgtcatcatGCCTATCTCTGATGCTctcaaacaaagaagatcgagtaaatgtacaagctagaacacggctgggctcagaaacatatAACCTCACGAACTAGTTGGCCAGGGCCTAAACCTCCAATGctagtggtctctcaccaactagaatataagcaaggctgcccatactcactgcttttctactcaatgcatcggccaccatattggtctttcccagatggtacaggatatcatagtctttcaataactccagccacctcttctgcctcaaatttagttccttcttcttgaacaagtactgcaagcttcgatgatcagtgaatacctcacatggcacgtcgtaaagatagtgcctccatatattcagcgcgtgaacaatggctgccagctctagatcatgaacagagtaattcttctcgtgaaccttcagctgccgtgaagcatatgcaataaccttgccaccctacatcaacatcgcacccagaccaatacgagatgcgtcacaatatactgtataagatcctgaacctgtgggtaacactaatatcggtgccatagtcaaagctatcttgagcttctgaaagctcgcttcacactcgtctgaccacctgaacggggcacccttctgggtcaatctggtcaacggggcttctatggatgaaaacccctccataaatcgacagtaatagcccgccaaacctaggaaactacggatctctgtagctgatatgggtctaggccagttctgaactgcctcaatcttcttaggatccacttgaataccctctgttgatacaatgtgacctaagaaagcaactgaactcaaccaaaactcgcattttgagaacttagcatataactggctgtctttcataGTCTGAaaaacgatccgaaggtgctgctcatgctcctctcgactgtaggagtagatcaagatatcatcaataaacacaaccacaaaggaatccaagtagggtttgaacacccggttcattaaatccatgaatgctactggggcatttgtcagcccaaaagacattactagaaactcacaATGCCTATACCGAGTCTAAAAAGCCGTCTTAGGAACATCAGATgctctaatcctcaactgatggtagccagatctcaaatcaatctttgaaaacaccttggcaccctgaagctgatcaaataaatcattaatcctcggcaatggatacttgttcttgatggtgactttgttcaactaccgataatctatacacatcctcatcgatccatctttcttcttcacaaacaacacgggTGCACCCTAGGgtaagacactaggtctaatgaagcccttatcaagcaaatcttgcaactgttccttcaattctttcaactctagcggagCCAtgtgatatggcggaatagaaatagctgagtgcccggagccaaattaatgcagaaatcaatatccctgtcgggtggcaggtctgcaggaaatacctctggaaactcacgaacaaccggcaccgaatccatggaaggaacctccgcactagaatcgcggacataagccaaataagctagacaccccttctcgaccatatgccgagccttaacataagagataaccctgctggcagaatgtcCAAGATtccttctccactctaatcgaggcaacccctacaAGGATAAGGTCgtcgtcttagcgtgacaatctaatatagcatgataaggtgacagccaatccatacccagtatgacatcaaaattaaccatgtcgagaagtagaagatctacacgagtctcaagactcccaatggtgaccacacacgaatgataaacatGATATATAACAATatcatctcccactggtgtggacacatacttaggagcactcaaagaatcacgggcataaccaaataggaagcaaaataggatgacacatagaagtaagtagatcccgaatcaaatagaactgaagcatctctactgcaaacggaaataatacatgtgataacagcgtcagatgactcaacctcaggcctggctgggaaagcataacaccggggctgggccccaccatcctgaactacgtccctgggacgacctctagctagctggtctccacctctaacggcctgacctccacctctaacagtctggcctctacctctagttgtctgacccctgcctctggctggctgagcaggtggtgcagcaactggtgctggaaccatggcatgagaactctgatgctgtgagatTGGCTCCAATTTGAAGCAAAGAAACAGGGGGAggattttgtttttcctttttgaaaTCTAATTTCCTGTTTTTGTTTTTCTCACTTcccttgtttcatttttgtttctttgttttgtgtgtgtgtgctgctctttttctttttgattttgagAACAAGAAGAAGATCTCCCCAGGCGGGGATCTGCCGTTTCTTAGcttaggaatttttgtttttttttccccCTTATTTCTTTGTGTGTGTATTTATCTTTAGGTAGGGAGAAGGGGCTTAGGGTTAAGGGATTGGGCTTGGATTTAGGAAATTGGGTTGGGTCCAGGTCTTGTTGGGTTTTAATTTTGGGGTAAGAAGACTAAAATAATATAATGTATTAATAAAAATCACTCTTAATAAactactaaaataaaattaaatattaaaagtgaaactattttttgtatttttaaatattataataaaataaaaatagagaaaataggCTAAAGTCAATGGTAAAATTAAAATACTACAAACATAAATATACTAACTGACCTTaaactaaaaatgaaaatatttttgagtttttaaattgTAATTTGAAGTAAAAATTGACTGAAACTCCATAAAAATTAAAGTtaagttaaataaatattttaaacactAAAATAGCTCGAAAACGCGACGggtcaaaaattattttttgtatttttgatttttcgtttttgaattttgggaaaaagacttctaaaaaaaggtagaaaatatttttttggattttgatttcatttgttttctttttctaatgaaagactcctacaaataaaatattttttggtttaaaattttttttattttttatttgtttgggattttctaaagaaaaactcctaaataaggaattaaaggaaaatatttttggatttttaaaaaatgtgggccggaaccgatgaggtttgcctacgtatctcacatccggtgagaatcagaccagCGTAGTTCTGCCAGTTTTGACTGAACAGGGAAACATAACTTTTTGAAAACATTggcttattttcttttctctttttttttttcaaaattttggcagagtttcggatttcaaatacctacctcactctttttttcattttttatttttattttctttccttattctagaagccagtgaacatgcaagccgaaacaaacaactgcgcaagtagcaagtaagatgcatcaggatagtctttttaatttgggtacatctgtcctagacggacccaacccctgtgttgagtccccaaagtcaaatgcacgtgatgcaaacaaatgttcctactagggatccgacatgaggctatgttattctaagtttaaatcatgggtgtattattctagacctggcttacccgagcggacaactcgagccgaggggggcagcgtaccggaaatacagaagcttcaccggctttgcaacttgtccgaacctcgttctaaaattaggatatgactctaacagaaaagaagtcacgcgaagcgcacgcttcccagaagatttagaagactcagagagaagaatggtttcgtagtagtttatatacaattcacacaatatcaaagcggtaaaaaaaaatcggcatttagcacattaggctcaaatacgtaaaaatcagataatcatgaaagccaatcataacagctattctaagctcgaattctgaatcctgaaccagagattctgggttcgatccccagcagagtcgccagagctgtcacacctcctttttccctaGGGGATGGGggatatgggagtttttccaattaaagtgataatattcgaaatgggattatttatttattcagagtcatcacttggaataatttatggtgtcccaagtcaccggtttattttaaatcccaaatcgagaaaaattTGACTTTGTTTTAAAGTCCGCGAAATcaaaagaccgggtaagaaattctgttaacccgagagaaggtgtgaggcactcccgagttccgtggttttagcacggtcgctcaactattaataattggcctaattatctgatttattacatgtttaaaacttattgtgcattttaaccttttaaacctcttttagtatttatagaaattatttgaacaagtcgcgatgtcgcgcgctcgtttgtttttgtacacattgcgaatcgcgccacgtgaaacACACCCgtgatttacaacatgtttatttttattattatttaaagttatagtcgagtcacgtgaaacgcacactcgaattgggatttacgtatcatgactatgccacgggaaccgtacccatagtcacgatgatttatttacGTGCTTAAAGCAAACTACAATTATAAACAAAGAGGATGACCTTGAAAGATTATAATTACATTTTAATACCATGTGAAGCCAGCAAGAAAATGACAACTTAAAGATATCACCTGAATTCTTCTCAAACACATACAATCCATTTATCGTTATTGACAAAGTAAGGCCCAAACCATATGCAACAAATCATATCAGCCCATTTGACTTAATAAAATTCCTTAGAGCTTTCTTTTTTAAACTTTTACAAAATAAACTAATGATAAAATAATGCTTAACTCAAAGACACATGCTCAAAATAGAAACACTGGAGATGCAATGGTATAGACAAATTGTAAATATTTATCTAGACGATCAATTAGCTAATTAACACAATAAACAAACTCATGCTAACACGATGAATCGACTGAACCTTTCTCAAACtaacaggaataaaatgaaagaattaattaaaggGAGAAGGGGACCTTTTATAgcttccaatttatcaaaaagcTTTCTGGCTGTTTACAAGATGATGAGAAGAACACGCCTACGAAATTGAATGGAACGGTTCATCAACAAGACACGCCGGAAACCTCGAATGAGCTCCACTGACTCGGCTTAATTTGGACAGTGGCTTCGCGTGTTGAAGATCAGAAGAAGGAACAGCATCGATTGGCTCCAATTTGAAGCAAAGAAGCAAAGAAACAGGGGGGAggattttgtttttcctttttgaaaTCTAATTTCCTGTTTTTGTTTTTCTCACTTCCCTTGTTTcgtttttgtttctttgttttgtttgtgTGTGctgctctttttctttttgattttgagAACAAGAAGAAGATCTCCCCAGGCGGGTATCTGCCCTTTCTTAGCTTAAGAATTTTTGTTTCCCCCCTTTTTTTCCCCCAAATGAGTGTGTGTATTTATCTTTAGGTAGGGAGAAGGGGCTTAGGGTTAAGGGATTGGGCTTGGATTTAGAAAATTGGGTTGGGTCCATGTTTTATTGAGTTTtaattttgggctaagaagactaaaataatataatgtatttatataaaaatcaTTCTTAAtaaattactaaaataaaattaaatattaaaagtaaaactattttttgtatttttaaatattataataaagtaaaaatagagaaaataggCTAAAGTCAATGGTAAAATTAAAATACTACAAACATAAATATACTAACTGACCTTaaactaaaaatgaaaatatttttgagtttttaaattgTAATTTGAAGTAAAAATTGACTGAAACTCCATAAAAATTAAAGTtaagttaaataaatattttaaacactAAAATAGCTCGAAAACGCGACGggtcaaaaattattttttgtatttttgatttttcgtttttgaattttgggaaaaagacttctaaaaaaaggtagaaaatatttttttggattttgatttcatttgttttctttttctaatgaaagactcctacaaataaaatattttttggtttaaaattttttttattttttatttgtttgggattttctaaagaaaaactcctaaataaggaattaaaggaaaatatttttggaatcaaACATGGAGTAATAAGTTTCTTAATTTTTCCATGTATaacaatatatttttaaatcGTATATATACAGTGCTTGAACTAACACAAATTAATATAAAATTCGGACATAGAATAAGCCTTAGACAATCACAATCTGAAACGCAAACCATTTGAAAACCGAATTGTTACAATAGGTCTATGCTAAAAGAGATGGATAGCCAAAGTCCTACTACTTGTTTCTTGATCCACCCCAAATTGACTGCCAAAAAACAGGCCAATTCTTCTTAGCTTCATTCCAACCCAAGAATGAGCCTTCCCTATATGGATCCCAACTAGAGGAAACTATCCCATAACTAACTCCCAATAAGGCAGTTCCAAAGAAGATAAATGACACAATAAAGGGTATCCAAGTTGGCACATCAATCTTTAATCCAACCTTAAgataataaaagaaaggaaaaaacaaTAAACCAATAAACAAAGGTATACCAACTGAAAGTCCAATTCTGCTTATCATTCTATTAGTCACTATTTCTGGTATAACTCCTCCTTCTTGTTgctcatcatcatcttcctcttcttcttcatatTCTTTTTTTGGTTTCTTGGATTTTTTGGTTTTCTTAGGTCCAAATCCTTTTGGAGAATTGAGAGTGGCAAAGAGAGGTGTGAAGTTTGATAAATGAGATGGAGTACTTTTATGTAGTTGTTTGGATTTAGGTAATGGGAATTGAAGGAAGTGTTTTTTTGAGGTTAATGGAGGTGGGAATTGTAAGGGGGATAGTACTAGTCTTGGAAATGAACATGTTTCCATAACTTTTCTTCACTACCCTCTTTACAATCTCTTCAGTTTTGACATTGTTCTAATTGGTTGGTGGTGATGCCTTTGTTCTAGATTTTGAGAAAGCTTATCTATAGCTTCAGCCATTTTTGAAATTACTATATTGCCCCTGCTGATAAGTTgatttcaaaatctcaaaattaaAGAGCTAGAGATGTGCCAACTCATCTCTTAATGTCCcaactttttatatatatatatatatatatatatatatatatatatatatatatatatatatatatatacacgcttTAATAGAAGATATTTACCACTTACATATATCAGATAAAGTTCAAATTCGTCCTAATACTATTAGAAATCGCTCAATTTcgcattattatatttttgttgttatcaAATTTTTTGTATTTGCTCTCGTCATTGACGAAGCTCCAGTgtaaaatattttactttatctGTCTAAATTATtctagaaaaaaaattcaaatttacGTCCCAACTTTTGATTATGGTTCAATATTACTCTTTGGTTGAGCTTCTTTATAGGGTCAAGGGAGATGAGACTTTTTCCTAATGGCAggttaataataaataaaaattttaatgAATAATAAAGTTACTCAATTTTGAATTGTACGGAACAAATTTGACCATTTTTCACACACATATATATTATAAGTGCAAAAGAATTTTATATGTTGTTTTATTACCCGCTATAGCAAGAGGTTGCTGTACTCTTTTGGAAGTTCCAATAATTAGAATGACATATAATTTAGTTGAAGGAATAAAGTACCTATTCTACAAAAATTATGGGTCTTTATTGTACTTTTACCTGTATTAGGGACACTCAGAA
This DNA window, taken from Nicotiana tabacum cultivar K326 chromosome 15, ASM71507v2, whole genome shotgun sequence, encodes the following:
- the LOC142169470 gene encoding protein PAM68, chloroplastic-like, giving the protein METCSFPRLVLSPLQFPPPLTSKKHFLQFPLPKSKQLHKSTPSHLSNFTPLFATLNSPKGFGPKKTKKSKKPKKEYEEEEEDDDEQQEGGVIPEIVTNRMISRIGLSVGIPLFIGLLFFPFFYYLKVGLKIDVPTWIPFIVSFIFFGTALLGVSYGIVSSSWDPYREGSFLGWNEAKKNWPVFWQSIWGGSRNK